One window from the genome of Ignavibacteria bacterium encodes:
- a CDS encoding ROK family protein: MKKHQYIVAVDGGGTKILAALIDSNNTITSKAKKSTDAQNGAAVVIKRIIECIETVLAQANVKTNQLAAIVIGIPGS; encoded by the coding sequence TTGAAAAAGCATCAATATATAGTCGCAGTTGATGGAGGCGGGACAAAAATCCTCGCTGCTTTAATTGACTCAAATAATACAATAACCAGCAAAGCAAAAAAATCCACAGATGCACAAAATGGAGCAGCTGTTGTAATAAAAAGAATAATCGAATGCATCGAAACCGTGTTAGCTCAAGCAAATGTAAAAACAAATCAACTTGCCGCAATTGTTATCGGAATTCCTGGATCGC